Proteins from a single region of Polynucleobacter sp. KF022:
- a CDS encoding M48 family metallopeptidase has protein sequence MQIALRLESLLDGCHQTRFWICALIKLDNYFKKFILVLLSTCLFACSSTKSDRESAIQVPNEVWWSLAAKQDPGRSTSSNVLKGVDPSAQRNLAVVREKMTKVSPASFTVGFSESEDINAFASLQNGQYFIVFTNGFMRQFGNDPDVLAAVFGHELGHHYLGHTQPDYAKNRDVAIGVASQTLGAISSYFIPFSGLLVGNAVKGVGLSYSRDDERDADKFGMRLALKAGYSPCGSYRFAEKMNDLGQGPAFAFLSTHPGNNERLKNSQDLSQSESGISCVR, from the coding sequence ATGCAGATTGCACTAAGGCTAGAGAGTTTATTGGATGGATGCCATCAAACACGCTTTTGGATATGTGCATTGATCAAATTAGATAACTATTTTAAAAAATTTATATTGGTGCTCTTAAGCACCTGTTTATTTGCATGCTCAAGCACAAAGTCCGATCGTGAAAGTGCTATTCAGGTGCCTAATGAGGTGTGGTGGAGTTTGGCAGCCAAGCAAGATCCCGGACGATCAACCTCAAGTAATGTGTTGAAGGGGGTTGATCCAAGCGCTCAGCGAAATTTAGCGGTCGTACGCGAAAAAATGACCAAGGTAAGTCCGGCGAGCTTTACTGTGGGCTTTTCTGAAAGCGAAGATATTAATGCTTTCGCTAGTCTGCAAAACGGACAATATTTCATTGTTTTTACCAATGGGTTTATGCGTCAGTTTGGCAATGATCCTGATGTGCTTGCCGCAGTATTTGGTCATGAGTTGGGGCACCATTATTTGGGCCATACTCAGCCCGATTACGCCAAGAATAGGGATGTTGCCATTGGGGTGGCTAGCCAAACCTTGGGCGCTATTTCCAGTTATTTCATTCCCTTTAGCGGACTCCTGGTTGGCAACGCCGTGAAGGGGGTTGGTCTTTCCTATAGTAGGGATGACGAGCGTGATGCGGATAAATTTGGTATGAGGTTAGCCCTCAAGGCAGGATATTCTCCCTGTGGAAGCTATCGTTTTGCAGAAAAAATGAATGACTTGGGGCAAGGGCCCGCATTTGCTTTCCTATCAACTCACCCAGGCAATAACGAAAGACTGAAGAATTCACAAGATTTGAGTCAGTCAGAGAGCGGCATTTCATGTGTTCGTTGA
- a CDS encoding AbrB/MazE/SpoVT family DNA-binding domain-containing protein, whose amino-acid sequence MKIKISKWGNSIALRIPTAFIKDMRLKCSDRVEATLSSDGALIIRAQKLDRKTLSKMARELRASMKMGTSVIDQIRSGARY is encoded by the coding sequence ATGAAAATTAAAATTTCTAAATGGGGTAATAGCATAGCGCTACGTATTCCCACTGCATTCATCAAGGATATGCGATTGAAATGTAGCGATAGAGTTGAGGCGACCCTATCTAGCGACGGCGCATTAATCATCAGGGCTCAAAAACTTGATCGTAAAACCTTATCTAAAATGGCTAGAGAGTTAAGGGCCTCAATGAAAATGGGCACATCGGTAATAGATCAGATTCGCTCTGGCGCTCGCTACTAA